The Solibacillus sp. FSL W7-1436 genome window below encodes:
- a CDS encoding HD-GYP domain-containing protein: MRLISINVLKEGMAVGRTIWNEAGHPLLHKNVVVTSRIIERLRELNIHYLYIDDKLSAGIEIEETIAPLKRMEAVKNMTKSFENVKKAKRDQASYVLDQQSKVIGLIVDDIMNAIVNSEEVLMVLTDAYLYDKYIYQHSFQVALYSIAIAKEMGYSYEDIRLIGIGAILHDVGKLLISPDILLKPGNLTDEEYEEMKNHARYGFDLLRNLHSVSLLVAHCAFQHHERIDGSGYPRGIINNEIHPFAKIIAVADVFDALTSNRIYRKKMLPSEAIAIIDKGDGKLFDAKVMEAFRRSVVHYANGTIVLLTDGRRGIVSKQNLVDVTRPWIRIFQENGKMLGATYELCLSDYPTVDIKKVDVDFEGNIE, translated from the coding sequence ATGCGATTAATATCGATAAATGTTTTGAAAGAAGGTATGGCAGTCGGCAGGACTATCTGGAATGAAGCCGGCCATCCACTGCTTCACAAAAACGTCGTTGTAACAAGCCGAATTATTGAAAGGCTGCGAGAGCTGAATATTCATTATTTATACATTGATGATAAACTATCAGCAGGAATTGAAATAGAAGAAACGATCGCTCCGTTAAAAAGAATGGAAGCCGTAAAAAATATGACTAAATCATTCGAAAATGTAAAAAAAGCTAAACGGGATCAGGCATCCTATGTACTGGATCAACAGTCCAAAGTGATTGGCTTAATTGTCGATGATATTATGAATGCCATCGTAAATAGCGAGGAAGTATTAATGGTGCTGACAGATGCGTATTTATATGATAAATATATTTATCAGCATTCATTCCAAGTAGCACTGTATTCAATCGCAATTGCTAAAGAAATGGGCTATTCTTACGAAGATATACGATTAATTGGAATTGGGGCAATTTTACATGATGTGGGGAAGCTACTTATTTCACCTGATATTTTACTAAAGCCGGGCAACTTAACGGATGAAGAATATGAAGAGATGAAGAATCATGCACGCTACGGATTTGATTTATTACGCAACTTACATTCAGTATCATTGCTCGTAGCACATTGCGCTTTCCAACACCATGAACGAATCGATGGAAGCGGTTATCCACGGGGGATTATTAACAATGAAATTCATCCGTTTGCAAAAATCATCGCTGTTGCAGATGTATTTGATGCATTGACATCGAATCGCATTTACCGAAAGAAAATGTTGCCTTCAGAAGCGATTGCAATCATTGACAAAGGTGATGGGAAGCTTTTTGATGCAAAGGTAATGGAGGCATTCAGACGGAGCGTAGTCCACTATGCAAATGGTACAATTGTGTTGCTCACAGATGGCCGACGTGGAATTGTATCGAAGCAAAACCTTGTTGATGTGACACGACCTTGGATCCGTATTTTCCAAGAAAACGGCAAAATGCTCGGCGCTACATATGAACTATGTTTAAGTGATTACCCGACAGTTGATATTAAAAAAGTTGATGTGGATTTTGAGGGAAATATTGAATAA
- a CDS encoding bifunctional metallophosphatase/5'-nucleotidase produces the protein MREIIHIFHTNDLHSHFTYWKRSQSFIQIQRQILAEKGETSFLVDLGDHLDRSNLYTEATLGKGNIKMLNDADYDVVTIGNNEGITLSYNLLYQLYDDAQFEVVVANLYSQSEENPSWMKPYTILTTQYGTKIAVIAATAPFDLFYKELGWNVTNPRTELVKLAFELKKQADIIVCLSHLGITEDELLAQECPIIDVIFGSHTHHVFEKGQVENNVLLTGGGKFGQYTGQLTVEFDHASRKVVEKSDRLFENALLPTVEEEEQWLSNLQKEAKAILEKPIFTLTKPYNKEWFHRSQLSDLFAECMYDYTEADCVMFNAGIFVEPLRKGLISTYDIHKIFPHPINICVVQITGNELKEIFTQSENEDWPRLELKGLGFRGVIFGKILNYGIEITKQRELYINGKLMEPDRIYRLATLDLFTFGYFFPSFKYAKKQYLLPEFIRDVFKNYCMKKFQ, from the coding sequence ATACAACGTCAAATACTGGCCGAAAAAGGCGAAACGAGCTTTCTGGTCGATTTAGGGGATCATTTGGATCGTTCGAATTTATATACAGAGGCAACACTAGGTAAAGGTAATATCAAAATGTTAAACGATGCTGATTATGATGTTGTGACAATTGGAAACAATGAAGGCATAACGCTTTCCTATAATTTGCTCTATCAATTATATGATGACGCACAGTTCGAAGTAGTTGTCGCAAATCTATATTCCCAGTCAGAAGAAAATCCAAGTTGGATGAAGCCATACACAATATTGACTACCCAGTACGGCACGAAAATAGCCGTAATAGCTGCGACAGCCCCGTTTGATCTTTTCTATAAGGAACTTGGGTGGAACGTAACAAACCCGCGTACAGAGCTTGTAAAGCTGGCCTTTGAATTAAAAAAACAGGCGGATATAATCGTTTGTTTATCACATTTAGGGATAACTGAAGATGAATTGCTGGCACAGGAATGTCCGATTATCGATGTGATCTTCGGTTCGCACACACATCATGTGTTTGAAAAAGGTCAAGTGGAAAATAACGTCCTTTTAACAGGAGGCGGGAAATTTGGCCAGTATACTGGTCAGTTAACGGTGGAATTTGACCACGCGTCCCGGAAGGTAGTAGAAAAATCGGATCGCCTATTTGAAAACGCTCTTTTACCAACAGTTGAAGAAGAAGAACAGTGGTTGTCCAATCTTCAAAAAGAAGCAAAGGCTATTTTGGAAAAACCTATTTTTACATTAACGAAACCCTACAATAAAGAATGGTTCCATCGTTCCCAATTATCGGATTTATTTGCAGAGTGTATGTATGATTATACAGAAGCGGATTGTGTCATGTTCAATGCTGGAATTTTTGTCGAACCACTACGCAAAGGGCTAATTTCTACATATGATATTCATAAAATTTTTCCCCATCCGATAAATATATGTGTTGTGCAAATAACAGGTAATGAATTAAAAGAAATTTTTACTCAATCCGAAAACGAAGATTGGCCACGTCTTGAATTAAAAGGTCTTGGCTTTAGAGGCGTTATTTTCGGGAAAATATTGAATTATGGTATTGAGATAACGAAGCAGCGCGAATTATATATTAACGGGAAACTTATGGAACCGGATCGGATCTACCGTTTAGCAACACTGGATCTCTTTACATTCGGGTATTTTTTCCCAAGCTTTAAATATGCCAAAAAACAATATCTTCTACCGGAATTTATCCGGGATGTTTTTAAAAATTATTGTATGAAAAAGTTTCAGTAA